A region from the Rhodamnia argentea isolate NSW1041297 chromosome 7, ASM2092103v1, whole genome shotgun sequence genome encodes:
- the LOC115741930 gene encoding uncharacterized protein LOC115741930 produces MALFVSPHSLPIRFLSRDSDRSLRNPCRFRFSASSSAAAAAATAERDKRNGVAILWYKHDLRVDDHPGIVAAARYQSVVPLYVFDHRLLSRFSDEMLELLLHALRDLKYTLREHGSDLLIRYGCAEEVIQELDKEVNATSLLTEEEVEYDMMKIINAVRDTFAKVTSHLERIRDVELWRTPFYDLENLEDLPLSHEDLKKREIPLVSPFLCPAVPAAQMNLDWGDLPTYDYLKEFINRNTYKLKRGWTSLKETSAETILQKAICRSDTSIKGGLQSNHAYTKRMKNSVFVTQSGKIVGGGTLAVLNALAAYLRYLEGTARSDWQEVHNRMREAESREGASFYALFGPALILGILSRRRVYYEAIKFEKERNAGFLSPFGYSAPTVAAAVDSVCSMEWYWVMASRSQKMNEGMHSVRIWRWKGHLIQYTVVGDQGPAILLVHGFGALMEHFRDNLGGISDGGNRVWAITLLGFGRSEKPNIVYTELMWAELLRDFVIEVVGEPTHLVGNSIGGYVAAIFASLWPTLVKSVVLMNSAGDVVPGYSSIPLPKERQTSGATWLGARLLLFYLRSSIGQIVRNCYPVKTERADDWLIDEMLRSSYDPGVLVVLESIFSFNLSIPLNFLLKGFNGKVLVVQGMKDPISNSKSKLAMLNKHCAGISTREIDAGHCPHDEVPELVNSILCEWIVQVEDKLHHIERCRE; encoded by the exons atGGCTCTCTTTGTATCTCCCCATTCTCTCCCCATTCGTTTTCTCTCGCGCGACTCTGACCGCTCGCTTCGGAATCCATGCCGTTTTCGCTTCTCCGCCTCGTCctccgcggcggcggcggcggcgacggcggagCGAGACAAGAGAAATGGTGTGGCGATTCTCTGGTACAAGCACGATCTTCGCGTGGACGATCACCCTGGTATTGTAGCGGCAGCTCGGTACCAGAGTGTTGTTCCTCTCTACGTCTTCGATCACCGATTACTTTCTC GTTTCTCAGATGAAATGCTAGAACTTCTACTACATGCTTTGCGTGACTTGAAATATACCTTGAGGGAGCACGGTTCCGATTTGTTGATCAGATATGGCTGTGCAGAGGAAGTCATTCAAGAGCTTGATAAAGAG GTTAATGCTACCTCTTTGCTCACAGAAGAGGAGGTGGAATACGACATGATGAAGATAATAAATGCCGTGAGGGATACCTTTGCCAAAGTAACATCTCATCTTGAGAGAATCCGGGATGTTGAATTGTGGCGGACTCCTTTTTATGATCTTGAG AACCTTGAGGATTTGCCGCTATCTCACGAGGACTTAAAAAAGCGTGAAATTCCCCTAGTTTCTCCCTTCTTGTGTCCGGCAGTTCCGGCTGCTCAAATGAACTTGGATTGGG GTGATCTCCCAACGTATGACTATCTGAAGGAATTTATCAACAGAAACACGTATAAGCTAAAAAGGGGCTGGACTTCTCTGAAGGAGACATCAGCTGAGACCATACTGCAGAAGGCCATTTGTAGGTCTGATACTTCCATCAAGGGTGGTTTGCAGTCAAACCATGCCTACACGAAAAGAATGAAGAACTCTGTTTTTGTTACACAAAGTGGAAAGATTGTTGGAGGTGGGACGCTTGCCGTATTAAATGCATTGGCTGCGTACCTGAGATACTTGGAAGGAACAGCTCGAAGTGACTGGCAGGA GGTGCATAATAGAATGCGTGAGGCTGAAAGTCGAGAGGGAGCATCCTTTTATGCTCTTTTTGGTCCTGCACTTATTCTTGGCATTTTGTCAAGGAGAAGAGTCTATTATGAAGCTATCAAGtttgagaaagaaaggaatGCGGGATTTTTATCTCCTTTTGGATATTCAGCGCCCACTGTTGCTGCAGCAGTTGACAGTGTGTGTTCAATGGAG TGGTATTGGGTAATGGCATCGAGAAGTCAAAAGATGAACGAAGGGATGCATTCTGTTAGGATATGGAGATGGAAGGGGCACTTGATTCAG TACACTGTTGTTGGTGACCAAGGACCTGCGATACTTTTGGTGCATGGTTTTGGTGCCTTAATGGAGCACTTCCGCGACAACTTAGGTGGTATATCTGATGGCGGCAACCGTGTATGGGCCATCACTCTCTTGGGATTTGGTAGATCAGAAAAGCCTAATATTGTTTATACAGAACTAATGTGGGCTGAATTGCTGAGAGATTTTGTCATTGAAGTTGTTGGTGAACCAACGCATCTGGTGGGAAACTCAATTGGCG GCTATGTTGCTGCAATATTTGCCAGCCTATGGCCTACTTTAGTGAAGTCTGTGGTTCTCATGAACAGTGCAGGCGATGTAGTTCCAGGATATTCTTCTATTCCATTGCCTAAA GAAAGACAGACTTCAGGAGCTACATGGTTGGGTGCTCGTCTCCTTTTGTTTTACCTGAGATCAAGTATAGGACAGATTGTGAGGAATTGCTACCCCGTG AAAACAGAGCGGGCTGACGATTGGCTTATCGATGAGATGCTTAGATCA TCGTATGATCCTGGGGTGCTAGTTGTGCTGGAAAGCATCTTCAGTTTTAACCTTTCCATTCCTCTAAACTTTCTCTTGAAAGGATTTAATGGAAAGGTTTTAGTTGTCCAG GGGATGAAAGATCCGATCTCCAACTCCAAGTCTAAGCTGGCTATGCTTAACAAACATTGCGCGGGAATCTCGACCAGGGAAATCGATGCTG GTCATTGTCCCCATGATGAGGTTCCAGAACTAGTGAATTCCATTCTTTGTGAATGGATAGTACAGGTTGAAGATAAACTCCATCACATCGAAAGATGTCGGGAGTGA
- the LOC115744774 gene encoding protein EXORDIUM-like 3, translating into MRHATTVGCLLVCGALLLLVRTTPAMAWRPWPHQRTSGSDLILGGSKKYEGSSELIHLKYHMGPILTANITVYPIWYGTWRKAQKKIIREFISSISALRPKRPSVSGWWRTVQLYTDQTGANTSRSVRLGEEKSDRFYSHGKSLTRLSVQSVIQSAVTARTRPLATNPRGGVYLVLTADDVYVQDFCDNVCGFHYFTFPSIVGFTLPYAWVGNSAKLCPGVCAYPFAVPEYMPGREPLKPPNGDVGVDGMVSVIGHEIAELATNPLVNAWYAGQDPSFPVEIADLCEGIYGTGGGGSYTGQMMEGPDGETYNINGNRRRFLVQWVWNPVVGYCAGPNALDQ; encoded by the coding sequence ATGCGCCACGCCACCACCGTCGGGTGCCTGCTCGTCTGCGGCGCTCTTCTCCTGCTCGTCCGGACGACCCCAGCCATGGCATGGCGTCCCTGGCCTCACCAGAGAACTAGCGGCTCAGATCTCATCCTGGGCGGCTCCAAGAAATACGAGGGCTCGTCGGAGCTCATCCACCTGAAGTACCACATGGGCCCCATTCTCACGGCCAACATCACCGTCTATCCCATCTGGTACGGCACGTGGCGCAAGGCCCAGAAGAAGATCATCCGCGAGTTCATCAGCTCCATCTCGGCCCTCCGTCCCAAGCGCCCCTCGGTGTCCGGGTGGTGGAGGACCGTCCAGCTGTACACCGACCAGACCGGCGCGAACACCTCCCGCTCGGTCCGGCTCGGGGAGGAGAAGTCCGACCGGTTCTACTCCCACGGCAAGTCGCTGACGAGGCTCTCCGTGCAGTCCGTGATACAGAGCGCGGTCACGGCCCGCACGCGCCCGCTCGCGACGAACCCCAGGGGTGGGGTCTACCTGGTGCTGACGGCGGACGACGTGTACGTCCAGGATTTCTGCGACAACGTGTGTGGGTTCCACTACTTCACTTTCCCTTCGATCGTGGGGTTCACGCTCCCGTACGCGTGGGTGGGCAACAGCGCAAAGCTGTGCCCGGGGGTGTGCGCCTACCCCTTCGCGGTGCCGGAGTACATGCCCGGGCGGGAGCCGCTGAAGCCACCGAACGGCGACGTGGGCGTGGACGGGATGGTGAGCGTGATTGGCCACGAGATCGCCGAGCTGGCGACGAACCCGCTGGTGAACGCCTGGTACGCGGGTCAGGACCCGAGCTTCCCCGTGGAGATCGCGGACCTGTGCGAGGGCATTTATGGAACGGGGGGCGGTGGGTCCTACACGGGGCAGATGATGGAGGGCCCAGATGGGGAGACGTACAACATCAACGGGAACAGGAGGAGGTTCTTGGTCCAGTGGGTGTGGAACCCTGTGGTCGGTTATTGCGCTGGGCCTAATGCGCTCGATCAGTGA